A stretch of Brassica napus cultivar Da-Ae chromosome C6, Da-Ae, whole genome shotgun sequence DNA encodes these proteins:
- the BNAC06G08880D gene encoding protein MANNAN SYNTHESIS-RELATED 2 has product MGVDLRQIVAGILTITMFVMLGQMLHRDYFDAVQEKVEGDAHDIEFHGSKVAVVEDGLVRVSEGIKGPWMRDSHELKPCWSISSSDEAVSSKGYVTFSLTNGPEYHISQITDAVMVAKHLGATLVLPDIRGSKPGDEMNFEDIYDVDKFVKSLESVVKVVKKLPSHVSLRDIAIVKIPTRVAEDYIKEHIDPIFKSKGNIRVTTYFPSVNLRKSSLDGETDPVSCLAMFGSLELQPGVSDLVESMIQRLKKSGGRFVAIDLRLEVLEKKNCRETGAVGSKTCYNAQEIALFLRKLGFESDTTIYLTQPRWESRLNILKDIFPKTFTKEVIMPASKKSKYLELENSEYENVIDFYISSRSDVFVPAIPGLFYANTVGKRIALGKPQVLVPADISGTSGLSTDCISPYISKKNHLAYSCFC; this is encoded by the exons atgggcGTGGATTTGAGACAAATTGTGGCTGGAATCCTCACCATCACCATGTTTGTCATGCTCGGACAAATGCTTCACAGAGACTACTTTGATGCTGTTCAG GAAAAAGTTGAAGGAGATGCACATGATATTGAGTTCCATGGATCAAAAGTAGCTGTTGTGGAAGATGGACTTGTTAGAGTAAGTGAAGGGATTAAAGGACCTTGGATGCGGGATAGCCATGAGCTTAAACCTTGTTGGTCAATCTCTTCATCTG ATGAAGCAGTATCGTCAAAGGGTTATGTTACATTCTCCTTAACTAATGGCCCTGAATACCATATCTCTCAG ATTACTGATGCTGTGATGGTGGCGAAGCATCTTGGAGCAACTCTTGTGCTTCCTGACATAAGAGGAAGCAAACCTGGTGATGAAAT GAACTTTGAAGACATCTATGATGTAGATAAATTCGTTAAAAGCCTGGAAAGCGTTGTCAAGGTTGTGAAGAAACTGCCAAGCCACGTATCTCTAAGAGACATCGCCATCGTTAAGATCCCCACTCGAGTTGCAGAAGACTACATCAAGGAGCATATTGATCCCATCTTCAAATCAAAAGGGAACATTAGAGTCACGACCTACTTCCCTTCCGTGAATCTGAGGAAGTCTTCGCTGGATGGCGAGACAGATCCTGTTTCTTGTTTGGCAATGTTTGGCTCCTTGGAGTTGCAGCCAGGAGTGAGTGACTTGGTGGAGTCGATGATTCAGCGGCTGAAGAAATCAGGTGGCCGTTTCGTAGCCATAGACTTGAGACTTGAGGTACTTGAGAAGAAGAATTGCCGTGAAACAGGTGCGGTGGGGTCCAAAACCTGTTACAACGCACAAGAGATCGCGTTGTTCTTGAGGAAGCTTGGGTTTGAGAGTGATACAACTATATACCTGACTCAGCCTAGATGGGAGAGCAGACTCAATATACTTAAGGACATTTTCCCCAAAACTTTTACTAAG GAGGTGATAATGCCAGCAAGCAAGAAATCGAAGTATCTTGAGTTGGAAAACTCAGAGTATGAGAATGTTATTGACTTCTACATAAGTTCGAGGAGTGATGTGTTTGTGCCAGCCATTCCTGGTCTGTTTTACGCAAATACGGTTGGAAAAAGGATAGCGTTAGGGAAGCCTCAAGTTCTTGTTCCTGCGGATATCTCAGGAACGTCTGGTCTTTCTACTGATTGCATCTCTCCCTATATCTCAAAGAAGAACCACTTGGCGTATTCATGCTTTTGCTGA
- the LOC106430579 gene encoding ATP synthase subunit epsilon, mitochondrial-like, with protein sequence MASTAAVPFWRAAGMTYITYSNICANLVRNCLKEPLKAEALNREKVHFSLSKWAGGKPEKPILRSDTPGV encoded by the exons ATGGCATCGACAGCGGCGGTTCCGTTCTGGAGAGCGGCGGGGATGACTTACATCACCTACTCAAACATTTGTGCGAATCTCGTGAGGAACTGTCTCAAGGAGCCTTTAAAAGCCGAAGCCCTAAATCGCGAGAAGGTTCATTTCTCGCTCTCCAAATGGGCTGGCGGAAAGCCTGAGAAACCAA TTCTGCGTTCTGACACGCCTGGAGTTTGA
- the LOC106430580 gene encoding mitogen-activated protein kinase kinase 4, whose protein sequence is MKPIQPPPGVIGPVKNRPRRRPDLSLPLPHRDVSLAVPLPLPPTSGGGSTTSEPKSYSDLVRGNRIGSGAGGTVYRVVHRPTSRVYALKIINGNHDDTVRGQICREIKILRDVNHPNVVKCHEMFDQNGEIQVLLELMDQGSLEGAHISNEQQLSDLSRQILNGLAYLHGRHIVHRDIKPSNLLINSDNNVKIADFGVSRVLAQTLSPCKSSVGTIAYMSPERINTDLNQGMYDGCAGDIWSFGVSVLEFFLGRFPFNVNRLGDWASLMCAICMSKPPEAPATASPEFRHFVSCCLQREPGRRQTAVQLLQHPFVRRGAIQSQNRSPQNLHQLLPPPH, encoded by the coding sequence ATGAAACCAATCCAACCGCCACCAGGAGTAATCGGTCCGGTTAAGAACCGCCCTCGCCGCCGTCCAGACCTCTCCTTACCACTTCCTCACCGCGACGTTTCCCTCGCCGTACCTCTCCCCCTCCCACCAACTTCCGGCGGCGGTTCCACCACCTCAGAGCCTAAAAGCTACTCAGACTTAGTACGTGGCAACCGGATCGGAAGCGGAGCCGGTGGAACGGTTTACAGAGTAGTCCACCGTCCAACCTCCCGCGTATACGCACTCAAGATAATCAACGGTAACCACGATGACACTGTTCGTGGCCAGATCTGCAGAGAGATCAAGATTCTCCGAGACGTGAATCACCCCAACGTGGTGAAATGCCACGAGATGTTCGATCAAAACGGAGAGATCCAGGTCTTGCTCGAGCTCATGGACCAAGGATCTTTAGAAGGTGCTCATATCTCGAACGAGCAACAGTTATCTGACCTATCTCGTCAGATACTAAACGGTTTGGCTTATCTTCACGGCCGTCATATAGTCCATAGAGACATAAAGCCATCGAATCTACTTATAAACTCGGACAATAACGTCAagattgctgattttggagTGAGCAGGGTCTTGGCTCAGACCCTGTCTCCGTGTAAGTCCTCTGTTGGGACTATTGCTTACATGAGTCCTGAGAGGATCAACACGGATTTGAATCAGGGGATGTATGATGGTTGCGCTGGGGATATTTGGAGCTTCGGTGTTAGTGTTCTTGAGTTTTTCTTGGGGAGGTTTCCTTTTAATGTGAATAGGCTAGGTGATTGGGCTAGTCTTATGTGTGCTATTTGTATGTCTAAGCCGCCTGAAGCTCCTGCCACGGCGTCTCCGGAGTTTAGACACTTTGTTTCGTGTTGTTTGCAGAGAGAACCGGGGAGGAGGCAAACTGCTGTTCAGCTTTTGCAACATCCTTTTGTGCGTAGAGGGGCGATTCAGAGTCAGAATAGGTCTCCTCAGAATCTACATCAACTCTTGCCTCCTCCACACTAA